A single window of Nyctibius grandis isolate bNycGra1 chromosome Z, bNycGra1.pri, whole genome shotgun sequence DNA harbors:
- the PGP gene encoding glycerol-3-phosphate phosphatase — MAAMAGGGPRRCRRLEVEAARAVLGAADTLLFDCDGVLWRGEAAVGGAAAALGRLAAAGKRLCYVTNNSSRTRAAYTEKLRRLGFPPAEPRHVFGSAYCAARYLRQALPPGAAAYVLGSPALAAELEAVGVPHLGPGPAALPGPAPADWAQAPLDPAVRAVLVGFDEHFSYAKLCQALRYLLRDGPDCLLVGTNRDHRLPLEGGTAIPGTGCLVKAVETAAQREAFIVGKPNRYMFDCVVSEFDIDPARTIMVGDRLDTDILMGNSCGLTTLLTLTGVTTLDEVKGHQESHCPARQSLVPDYYVDSIADLLPALGD, encoded by the exons ATGGCGGCCATGGCGGGCGGCGGGCCGCGGCGGTGCCGGCGGCTGGAGGTCGAGGCGGCCCGCGCCGTGCTGGGCGCCGCCGACACGCTGCTCTTCGACTGCGATGGCGTGCTGTGGCGGGGCGAGGCGGCGGTGGGCGGCGCGGCCGCGGCGCTGGGCcggctggcggcggcgggcaAGCGCCTCTGCTACGTGACCAACAACAGCAGCCGGACGCGCGCGGCCTACACGGAGAAGCTGCGGCGGTTGGGCTTCCCGCCCGCCGAGCCCCGCCACGTCTTCGGCTCGGCCTACTGCGCCGCCCGCTACCTCCGCCAGGCCCtgccgcccggcgccgccgcctaCGTGCTGGGCAGCCCCGCGCTCGCCGCCGAGCTGGAGGCCGTCGGCGTCCCGCACCTGGGGCCAggccccgccgccctgcccggccccgcgcccgccgaCTGGGCCCAGGCGCCGCTCGACCCCGCCGTGCGCGCCGTCCTCGTCGGTTTCGACGAGCACTTCAGCTACGCCAAGCTGTGCCAGGCCCTGCGCTACCTCCTGCGCGACGGCCCCGACTGCCTCCTCGTCGGCACCAACCGCGACCACCGCCTCCCGCTCGAGGGCGGCACCGCCATCCCCg GGACTGGCTGCTTGGTGAAAGCTGTGGAGACGGCAGCCCAGCGCGAGGCGTTCATCGTAGGAAAGCCCAACCGGTACATGTTTGATTGCGTGGTGAGCGAGTTCGACATCGATCCCGCTCGTACCATCATGGTGGGAGATCGGCTGGACACAGACATCCTCATGGGCAACAGCTGCGGCCTCACCACCCTGCTGACGCTCACCGGCGTCACCACGCTGGACGAAGTGAAGGGCCACCAGGAGAGCCACTGTCCTGCCAGGCAGAGCCTGGTTCCTGATTACTATGTCGACAGCATAGCTGACCTTCTCCCAGCACTGGGGGATTAA
- the E4F1 gene encoding transcription factor E4F1 isoform X2, with protein MEAAMATSAGPAALTAAADGEREGAAAAGPGLAAPPAGPAAFLSLPAPFSEEDEDDVHKCGRCQSEFTSLEEFVQHKLQKVCQRAPEALAAASAGLHNEEAQKVVPSVEESITVAHIVVEASSIAEEISNASAIVGSGHIKEVIVAGDQVFENPNGHVDGEVTEEQGPPDDQGQGISTELIKVKLLVNKEGRYVCELCQKTFKTANSLKAHMITHSSRKDYECELCGTSFRTKGSLIRHHRRHTDERPYKCEKCGKTFRESGALTRHLKSVIPCTEKICLNVNKEIVVNKDDLPTGSCSSNTDTVSSIASESIETSPVIHLVTDAKGNVLHEVHVQMQELPVVDAKSLDQDSHPEELPCEGEVNSENLLRQAMRNSGIVIERVTLEEMQKPAEPAVAATEDLENEAVEAEEEPCGEQCVEAEQAESTDAERTNGYQSYVCPHCNETFSEVTSLETHIKGHLVYKPFKCEQCGKEFTKGYLLKKHREVHVNERRFRCGECGKLYKTIAHVRGHRRVHSDERPYSCPKCGKRYKTKNAQQVHFRTHLEDKPYVCQYCSRGFREKGSLVRHIRHHTGEKPFKCYKCGRGFAEHGTLNRHLKTKGGCLLALKEVEEVVVSEESQSADNLAATVISEDPHTVLVEFSSVVADTQEYIIETATEDMETSEATEIIEGTRHEVDSHIMKVVQQIVNQANSGHQIIVQNVTVAENAEVTTDAADTITIATPESLTEQVAMTLASAIGEGAVLTTEGSIETEEATVTMVASEDIEIMEHTGEFVIASPEGDVEVQTVIV; from the exons ATGGAGGCCGCGATGGCAACgagcgcggggccggcggcgctTACGGCAGCCGCGGACGGGGagcgggagggggcggcggccgcgggcccGGGCctcgccgcgccgcccgccggccccgccgccttcCTCAGCCTCCCGGCGCCCTTCAGCGAGGAAG ATGAAGATGACGTGCACAAGTGTGGTCGCTGCCAGTCGGAGTTCACCTCCTTGGAAGAATTTGTGCAACACAAGTTACAAAAGGTCTGCCAGCGAGCTCCAGAAGCTCTGGCTGCCGCATCAGCGGGTCTCCACAACGAAGAAGCGCAAAAG GTCGTTCCTTCTGTCGAGGAGTCGATAACTGTTGCTCATATAGTTGTTGAAGCATCTTCAATAGCAGAGGAAATCAGCAACGCGTCTGCTATAGTAG gTAGTGGGCACATCAAAGAAGTCATTGTTGCAGGAGACCAGGTTTTTGAAAACCCAAACGGTCACGTTGATGGGGAAGTCACTGAAGAGCAAGGCCCCCCTGACGATCAGGGGCAGGGTATTTCCACAGAACTGATAAAGGTTAAGCTGCTGGTTAACAAAGAAGGGCGATATGTATGCGAGTTATGCCAGAAGACATTTAAAACA GCCAACAGCCTCAAAGCTCACATGATCactcacagcagcagaaaggattATGAATGTGAACTCTGTGGGACTTCCTTCAGGACAAAAGGGTCTCTGATTCGACACCATCGGCGTCACACTG ATGAAAGACCTTACAAGTGCGAGAAATGTGGGAAAACCTTCCGGGAATCGGGAGCTTTGACTCGGCACCTGAAATCTGTGATACCTTGCACCGAAAAAATTTGCCTCAATGTGAACAAAGAAATAGTAGTGAATAAAGATGATTTGCCAACAG GATCCTGTAGTTCAAACACAGACACTGTTTCATCAATAGCGAGTGAATCCATCGAGACCTCCCCCGTCATTCATCTCGTCACAGATGCAAAAGGCAACGTCCTTCATGAAGTCCACGTCCAAATGCAGGAACTTCCTGTTGTAGATGCAAAATCCCTGGACCAAGAT TCGCATCCTGAGGAGCTGCCGTGTGAGGGGGAAGTGAACAGTGAGAATCTGCTGCGGCAGGCCATGAGGAATTCGGGTATTGTGATAGAGAGAGTCACTCTAGAGGAAATGCAAAAGCCAGCTGAGCCTGCTGTAGCTGCTACAGAAGACCTGGAAAATGAAGCGGTGGAGGCAGAAGAGGAGCCATGTGGGGAACAGTGTGTTGAAGCAGAACAAGCAGAGTCT ACAGACGCAGAAAGAACAAATGGGTACCAAAGTTACGTTTGCCCTCACTGTAACGAAACCTTCAGTGAAGTTACTTCCCTCGAAACACACATCAAAGGTCATTTAG TTTACAAGCCTTTTAAGTGTGAGCAGTGTGGCAAAGAGTTCACAAAGGGCTATCTGCTAAAAAAGCATCGCGAAGTGCACGTGAACGAGCGGCGTTTCCGCTGCGGAGAGTGTGGCAAGCTCTACAAGACCATTGCACACGTGAGGGGACATCGAAGGGTGCATTCTGACGAGCGGCCGTATTCCTGTCCGAAGTGTGGCAAGCGGTACAAGACAAAG AACGCCCAGCAGGTTCATTTCCGGACGCATCTAGAGGACAAGCCGTACGTCTGTCAGTACTGCAGCCGGGGCTTCCGGGAGAAGGGCTCGCTGGTCCGCCACATCCGCCACCACACCGGGGAAAAGCCTTTCAAGTGTTACAAGTGCGGGCGAGGGTTTGCAGAGCACGGCACTCTCAACAGGCACTTAAAAACCAAAG GTGGCTGCCTGCTTGCTTTGAAAGAGGTGGAAGAAGTGGTAGTGTCTGAGGAAAGCCAGTCAGCTGACAACTTAGCTGCAACAGTCATTTCTGAAGATCCTCACACTGTTCTGGTAGAGTTTTCTTCAGTGGTGGCAGACACTCAGGAATACATCATTGAG ACTGCTACTGAAGACATGGAAACCAGCGAAGCTACTGAAATAATAGAGGGAACAAGACATGAG GTTGACAGCCATATTATGAAGGTTGTGCAACAAATAGTCAATCAAGCGAACTCTGGTCATCAGATCATTGTCCAGAACGTCACCGTGGCAGAGAACGCTGAAGTAACCACAGATGCTGCAGACACCATCACCATCGCCACCCCCGAAAGCCTCACGGAGCAGGTGGCTATGACGCTGGCTTCTGCCATCGGAGAAGGGGCAGTGCTGACCACGGAGGGCAGCATCGAGACGGAAGAAGCAACGGTGACGATGGTGGCTTCTGAGGACATTGAAATCATGGAACACACAGGAGAGTTTGTGATTGCCTCCCCGGAGGGGGACGTGGAAGTCCAGACTGTGATTGTGTAA
- the E4F1 gene encoding transcription factor E4F1 isoform X1, translating into MEAAMATSAGPAALTAAADGEREGAAAAGPGLAAPPAGPAAFLSLPAPFSEEDEDDVHKCGRCQSEFTSLEEFVQHKLQKVCQRAPEALAAASAGLHNEEAQKVVPSVEESITVAHIVVEASSIAEEISNASAIVGSGHIKEVIVAGDQVFENPNGHVDGEVTEEQGPPDDQGQGISTELIKVKLLVNKEGRYVCELCQKTFKTANSLKAHMITHSSRKDYECELCGTSFRTKGSLIRHHRRHTDERPYKCEKCGKTFRESGALTRHLKSVIPCTEKICLNVNKEIVVNKDDLPTGSCSSNTDTVSSIASESIETSPVIHLVTDAKGNVLHEVHVQMQELPVVDAKSLDQDQSHPEELPCEGEVNSENLLRQAMRNSGIVIERVTLEEMQKPAEPAVAATEDLENEAVEAEEEPCGEQCVEAEQAESTDAERTNGYQSYVCPHCNETFSEVTSLETHIKGHLVYKPFKCEQCGKEFTKGYLLKKHREVHVNERRFRCGECGKLYKTIAHVRGHRRVHSDERPYSCPKCGKRYKTKNAQQVHFRTHLEDKPYVCQYCSRGFREKGSLVRHIRHHTGEKPFKCYKCGRGFAEHGTLNRHLKTKGGCLLALKEVEEVVVSEESQSADNLAATVISEDPHTVLVEFSSVVADTQEYIIETATEDMETSEATEIIEGTRHEVDSHIMKVVQQIVNQANSGHQIIVQNVTVAENAEVTTDAADTITIATPESLTEQVAMTLASAIGEGAVLTTEGSIETEEATVTMVASEDIEIMEHTGEFVIASPEGDVEVQTVIV; encoded by the exons ATGGAGGCCGCGATGGCAACgagcgcggggccggcggcgctTACGGCAGCCGCGGACGGGGagcgggagggggcggcggccgcgggcccGGGCctcgccgcgccgcccgccggccccgccgccttcCTCAGCCTCCCGGCGCCCTTCAGCGAGGAAG ATGAAGATGACGTGCACAAGTGTGGTCGCTGCCAGTCGGAGTTCACCTCCTTGGAAGAATTTGTGCAACACAAGTTACAAAAGGTCTGCCAGCGAGCTCCAGAAGCTCTGGCTGCCGCATCAGCGGGTCTCCACAACGAAGAAGCGCAAAAG GTCGTTCCTTCTGTCGAGGAGTCGATAACTGTTGCTCATATAGTTGTTGAAGCATCTTCAATAGCAGAGGAAATCAGCAACGCGTCTGCTATAGTAG gTAGTGGGCACATCAAAGAAGTCATTGTTGCAGGAGACCAGGTTTTTGAAAACCCAAACGGTCACGTTGATGGGGAAGTCACTGAAGAGCAAGGCCCCCCTGACGATCAGGGGCAGGGTATTTCCACAGAACTGATAAAGGTTAAGCTGCTGGTTAACAAAGAAGGGCGATATGTATGCGAGTTATGCCAGAAGACATTTAAAACA GCCAACAGCCTCAAAGCTCACATGATCactcacagcagcagaaaggattATGAATGTGAACTCTGTGGGACTTCCTTCAGGACAAAAGGGTCTCTGATTCGACACCATCGGCGTCACACTG ATGAAAGACCTTACAAGTGCGAGAAATGTGGGAAAACCTTCCGGGAATCGGGAGCTTTGACTCGGCACCTGAAATCTGTGATACCTTGCACCGAAAAAATTTGCCTCAATGTGAACAAAGAAATAGTAGTGAATAAAGATGATTTGCCAACAG GATCCTGTAGTTCAAACACAGACACTGTTTCATCAATAGCGAGTGAATCCATCGAGACCTCCCCCGTCATTCATCTCGTCACAGATGCAAAAGGCAACGTCCTTCATGAAGTCCACGTCCAAATGCAGGAACTTCCTGTTGTAGATGCAAAATCCCTGGACCAAGAT CAGTCGCATCCTGAGGAGCTGCCGTGTGAGGGGGAAGTGAACAGTGAGAATCTGCTGCGGCAGGCCATGAGGAATTCGGGTATTGTGATAGAGAGAGTCACTCTAGAGGAAATGCAAAAGCCAGCTGAGCCTGCTGTAGCTGCTACAGAAGACCTGGAAAATGAAGCGGTGGAGGCAGAAGAGGAGCCATGTGGGGAACAGTGTGTTGAAGCAGAACAAGCAGAGTCT ACAGACGCAGAAAGAACAAATGGGTACCAAAGTTACGTTTGCCCTCACTGTAACGAAACCTTCAGTGAAGTTACTTCCCTCGAAACACACATCAAAGGTCATTTAG TTTACAAGCCTTTTAAGTGTGAGCAGTGTGGCAAAGAGTTCACAAAGGGCTATCTGCTAAAAAAGCATCGCGAAGTGCACGTGAACGAGCGGCGTTTCCGCTGCGGAGAGTGTGGCAAGCTCTACAAGACCATTGCACACGTGAGGGGACATCGAAGGGTGCATTCTGACGAGCGGCCGTATTCCTGTCCGAAGTGTGGCAAGCGGTACAAGACAAAG AACGCCCAGCAGGTTCATTTCCGGACGCATCTAGAGGACAAGCCGTACGTCTGTCAGTACTGCAGCCGGGGCTTCCGGGAGAAGGGCTCGCTGGTCCGCCACATCCGCCACCACACCGGGGAAAAGCCTTTCAAGTGTTACAAGTGCGGGCGAGGGTTTGCAGAGCACGGCACTCTCAACAGGCACTTAAAAACCAAAG GTGGCTGCCTGCTTGCTTTGAAAGAGGTGGAAGAAGTGGTAGTGTCTGAGGAAAGCCAGTCAGCTGACAACTTAGCTGCAACAGTCATTTCTGAAGATCCTCACACTGTTCTGGTAGAGTTTTCTTCAGTGGTGGCAGACACTCAGGAATACATCATTGAG ACTGCTACTGAAGACATGGAAACCAGCGAAGCTACTGAAATAATAGAGGGAACAAGACATGAG GTTGACAGCCATATTATGAAGGTTGTGCAACAAATAGTCAATCAAGCGAACTCTGGTCATCAGATCATTGTCCAGAACGTCACCGTGGCAGAGAACGCTGAAGTAACCACAGATGCTGCAGACACCATCACCATCGCCACCCCCGAAAGCCTCACGGAGCAGGTGGCTATGACGCTGGCTTCTGCCATCGGAGAAGGGGCAGTGCTGACCACGGAGGGCAGCATCGAGACGGAAGAAGCAACGGTGACGATGGTGGCTTCTGAGGACATTGAAATCATGGAACACACAGGAGAGTTTGTGATTGCCTCCCCGGAGGGGGACGTGGAAGTCCAGACTGTGATTGTGTAA
- the BRICD5 gene encoding BRICHOS domain-containing protein 5 — protein sequence MEGRHGTGTAASADGRPAAHPAPPARTFCIVVAVALVLAVVGVSVVGVLSFSPSSAQAGSQLVRLTLQGQQDPLRNQTALVDKSRSTVTYYVTSQSNHTAVVLYDSRNGFVCYKPAEQRACYLRRMDAWDLQALQTALNTSEHTADQLLRQDNQTKYYREFLGILAGEEVAPERLGEAVQTLCEETSIFWVRRGEGPGKQRLIYLCIDICFPSNICVSICFYYLPE from the exons atggagggtCGGCACGGCACCGGCACCGCTGCCTCTGCG GACGGGAGGCCTGCAGCACACCCCGCACCTCCAGCCAGGACCTTCTGCATCGTCGTGGCCGTCGCCTTGGTTTTGGCAGTTGTCGGCGTCAGCGTCGTGGGGGTTCTCAGcttctcccccagctctgcccag GCTGGCTCGCAGCTCGTCCGGCTCACGCTCCAGGGCCAGCAAGACCCGCTGAGGAACCAGACGGCCTTGGTGGACAAGTCCAGGAGCACCGTCACCTACTATGTAACCTCGCAGAGCAACCACACGGCTGTGGTGCTGTATGACAGCAGGAAC GGCTTCGTGTGCTACAAGCCGGCGGAGCAGCGCGCGTGCTACCTGAGGAGGATGGACGCCTGGGACCTGCAGGCCCTGCAGACGGCTCTCAACACGTCTGAGCACACA GCCGATCAGCTGCTGCGCCAGGATAACCAGACCAAGTACTACCGGGAGTTCCTGGGCATCCTGGCCGGCGAAGAGGTGGCCCCCGAGCGCCTGGGGGAGGCTGTCCAGACCCTGTGCGAGGAGACATCCATCTTCTGGGTCAGGAGAGGGGAGG GTCCGGGGAAGCAGCGGCTGATCTACCTTTGCATCGACATCTGTTTTCCCAGCAACATCTGCGTGTCTATCTGCTTCTATTACCTCCCCGAGTAA